The window CAGATTCTGCTTTCGAATTTTTAGGTAGTGCTTCCGATCCTATCTTTGCTTTGGATAAAATGAATAATGATTGGCCCGATGTCATTGTTTTGGATATCGAAATGCCAAGAATGGATGGATTGTCTTTCCTTAAAAAAATCATGTCAGAGAGACCTACTCCTGTTGTTATTTGTTCAACCTTAACCACAGAGGGATCTGATACTGCGATGATTGCTATGAGCCTTGGCGCTTGCGAAGTCATCACAAAACCAAAAATTGGATTAAAAGATTTTTTACATGAATCCACAATTGAACTAACTGATGCCGTTTTAGCTGCCGCTTCGGTTTCACTGAAGGCACTGCCGACCCAAGCTGATAGAAAAGAGTTTTCGATCAAAACCGATAAAAAACAAGATATCTCTCAACTACAAGCAACAGAAAAAATCGTGGCCATCGGGACTTCCACCGGTGGAACCATTGCACTGGAAGAAGTTCTCACGAAACTCCCCAGAGACAAAACTCCGGGTATCGTCATTGTCCAACATATGCCAGAAAAGTTTACAGAGACTTTTGCCAAACGATTGGATTCCATTTGTGATATTAGTGTGAAAGAAGCAAAAGATGGAGACCGTGTCGTCAGAGGACTTGCTCTCATAGCACCAGGGAACCGCCATATGACAGTTCGGCGGTCAGGTGCCCAGTATTATGTGGAAGTGACAGATGGCCCTCTAGTCAATAGACATAGGCCTTCTGTGGATGTACTTTTTCGCTCTGTTGCAAGACAAGCAGGTAAAAATTCCAAGGGAATCATTATGACGGGAATGGGTGATGATGGTGCTTCTGGTTTACATGAAATGAAAGAAGCTGGAGCGGATACCATAGCCCAAAATGAAGAAACTTCGGTTGTATTTGGTATGCCGAAAGAAGCAATCAAGAGAGGAGGTGTGAATCACATCCTCCCTCTTTCTGAAATTTACAAAACAATTGTGGGTTATGGTTAATTAACCAAGACCCAACTCTTTTGTTACCTTCACTTTTCTTGTTCGAATTTCTTCCGGAGATTCTTCCTTTAGAATTTCATCTGGTTTGATTTTAAAGATGGGTTGTGCTTTTGTCACAATCTTTCCGTCTGAATCCACCATTAAGTTTTTCACAATGGTTCCACTGACTGGAGCAAGGATTTTGTTAAACATCTTCATTACTTCAATGATAAAGAGAGGTTGTCCCGCTTGAAAATGATCCCCTTCACTTATGAGCATAGGAAGGTTTGGAGCTTCTTTTGAGTAGAACATTCCACCCATCGGAGCCACAATTTCATCCCCAGACATTTTTGGTGGAGGGTTCAGTGTTTTGATGAATGCATCCCTTGTGTCTTTGTTTTTGAATTCATCTGGCACTACTCCATCCAAATCTGCATTTACGTCCAAACCAAAGAAGTTGGATTTGATACCGATTTTTGGAAGTAACAACAAAGTTTCAAGACCAGCTTGGAACCCGTTATGGCTTGCCACCGAAGCATTCCAAAGATCATCAGAAAGTGACTTGGATGGGTTTTTACCTTTTGCCAGTGCATCTGATAAATCTTTCCAAGTACTAAGACCTGTTCGAGTAGATAATTCAGAATAGAAAGCTTTGGCTTCTAAAAGTAAGTTGGCATCATGATCCCAAATCTTTTCAGAACTTGCTTTTTCTTCTGTTGTATCTAAGTTCAAATAGTAGTACAAAGAATCCAAAAATTGGATTGGGTTTTCATTGAAAGCCACATTGTTCCCTGTTCGAGTCCAAAGTTTTCCATCAAAGAATCCGAGGAATCCACCGAGTAAGTGTGGGTTCGCAAGGAGTCTTTCTAAAGGACGAATGACAAGGGTCATCTTTTTGTTTAGGACTTTTTTCAAATCTGCATCAGCAGCTTTTGTTTTTTCCGTCCAAAGATACTCTAAATCTAAATCATTGATGATAGATTGTAAGGAACCAATTCCTGCCAAATACGAAATCATAAATGCCGTAGATGGTTTGAACATCGCATCCTTACCTAAAATCCACTGGATGAGACCATAGTGAACGAGTAAGTTGGTTTCAAGGTTTTGACCCCTAAGCTCTGTTTTGCGAAGGATGTTACCCAAAATCTCTAAGTTCTCAGTTCGGCTTGTTCCATAAGAAACAATCAGAGCCACGTTAGAATCATAAGCTCCGGCTAGGTTGTAATGAACAAAGGCACCCGTATCAGGGTTACGAGTACAAATCCCTTGGTCATCTCTGATTTCTTCCGGTAGCGTTTTAGACCAGTTTTGGATGATCCCACCTGCGTGTGGTTGGAGTGCACGGTTTGTCGCATTGATCCGAACTTCTGCACCGGATACGTTGCGAACAATTCGTTCCGGTTTTGGAACTCTTGGACCATGGATGGAAAGAACTGCCATTGCTTCCACAAGGGAATCAATGTAGAAAATATCATTCGGATCGTTCGGATTGGTGAACTTCATTTTGTACACCATCTCTGTGACACGGTGTTCCACCTGAATCCTTGTGTTTACTTCCATAAAGAAGAAACTATTTCCTTCAACAATACATTCAAAAGTAGAAACAGAATTCAAACGAATGGCCTTTCCAAACACTTCCGCTTGGTTTTCCATGTCTTTTAAAGTTTGAACATCTTTGTCGAGGATGGCTGCTTTTTTGGCATTTGAAGAACGAACGAGATCCGCTTCTTTTTGGAGTAACTCAACCGTTTGCGAAATTTCCAAAAGTTTTTGTTCATGCATCTGCAAAGAACAATCACGGCCCCCCAGAGACAAAGACCACTCTCCGTTACCAATGAGCTGGATTTCGTTATGGCGTGTGTTTTCAATGTTAAGTTCAATTAGGAAGTTTCTATTGGAACCAACAGCAGTAACTTTAGATTCCGCAAGGATTTCCATCACAGCAGCATCAATTTCAGATTTTTCACTGATGACACGTTGTCCCTTTCCACCACCACCACCGATGTATTTGAACCGGATTCGTTTGCCTGGATACTTTTTCCAAATATCTTCACAAAGGATGGAAGATTCTTTTTGTAAGTCAGGGATGGAAGTGATGTCTATGGTTTTTTCATAAGAAAGTTGGAGTAAGTCTTCCGCATTGTCTTCCAATGCTTTGGAATCATTAAAAGAAAAGTTTAAGTTATTTTCTTTTGCAACTTTAAGAAGTCCATCTTTGGAATTTCCCGTTTTACGAAGTAAAGCAAGAGCAGTGATATTGTCGACCCCAGGAGTTACCGATACATTGAGACTTCTTGCGAGTTTTTTTGCTTCGTCTTTGGCACCAGCACCTTTGGCTACATGGGAACTTGGTCCCATAAAAGTGATCCCTGCTTTTTCAATGGCTTCGATGAATTCAGCATCTTCTGCCATAAATCCGTAACCGGCAAAGATATGAGTGTATCCATTGTCTTTGGTGATTCCAATGATTTGGCGGATGCGTTGTTCTTTCTCTTCCTTACCCGCTCCCATATAATCAGGAACTCGGTGGATATTTTCTGGGAATCGAAAGTTACGAAGTTCCGGAGCAAGAGCCTTTGGATAAACGATGGAATCTTTTTCGGAAAGTAAAATTCCGTATTCCTTCACACCAATCGCATCGAAAACATCCATGGTTTCCTTACGAACAGGGCCACGGCAAACAATCAGACATTTGATCGATTCCACAGTAAAGGAACGAATCCATGCAGACTCGGACTCTTGGAATTGAATGCGTTTTAAATTCTTATCTAACATGGAAATTATTCAAACTCCCTTTGAGGGCCGGACATTTCTGCCGGTTTGTATTTGGACATGAGGAAACTCAAGTTTTTGGATAATACATTTCTTGTGTAACCTGGTAAAATGATGGAGGAAACAGAACCAAGAGAGAGTGCTTCTTTCGGATTCATCAGTTCTTTTTCGTATCGTTGACCGATTTCGAAAAGTTTGGCATCGCGAGTGGCGCTTGCTTCTTTTTCACTCATTCCTTTTTTCACATTGGCCAAAAACTCTTTTTGGATACTTGTGATTTCGTCTTTGTAAACATACTCTTTTCCTGCAGGACCCATTACAGCAATCCTTGCGGTAGGAAGTGCAAACACCATCGATGCTCCCGTAAAATAGGAGTTAAACGTAGCATAAGCTCCACCAAAGGCATTACGAATGATAAGAGTGAGTCTTGGAGTGCGAAGGTCAATGATAGAATCGAGGAGTTTTCTTCCTTCGAGAACAATCCCATTGTGTTCTTGGTCGCGTCCTGGTAAAAATCCAGTTGTATCTTCTACAAATACCATAGGGATATTGTATAAGTTACAGAATCTTACAAAACGAGTTCCTTTGCGAGATGCTCCAATATCAATCTGACCAGAAGATACAGCAGAGTTATTGGCAAGAAATCCCACCACATGACCACCGATACGACCAAAAGCCGTTACGATGTTTCTTGCTCTTTGTGGTTGTAATTCAAAGAACTCACCATGGTCACAGATTTGTTGTAAGTAAAGTGTGATGTCAAAAGGAGTGTTCATTCCTGTTGGGGAATTAAACGTTTTTCTAAAAAGAATGTCTTCTTCGTAAATGAACCTGTCTACCGGATCCGAAGTCGGATAAAACGGCGCAAAACTATGGTTATTATCTGGTAAATAATTCAGAAGACGGATGGC of the Leptospira kanakyensis genome contains:
- a CDS encoding protein-glutamate methylesterase/protein-glutamine glutaminase; its protein translation is MKKIKVFVVDDSAVVRQVLAEIFKSDSAFEFLGSASDPIFALDKMNNDWPDVIVLDIEMPRMDGLSFLKKIMSERPTPVVICSTLTTEGSDTAMIAMSLGACEVITKPKIGLKDFLHESTIELTDAVLAAASVSLKALPTQADRKEFSIKTDKKQDISQLQATEKIVAIGTSTGGTIALEEVLTKLPRDKTPGIVIVQHMPEKFTETFAKRLDSICDISVKEAKDGDRVVRGLALIAPGNRHMTVRRSGAQYYVEVTDGPLVNRHRPSVDVLFRSVARQAGKNSKGIIMTGMGDDGASGLHEMKEAGADTIAQNEETSVVFGMPKEAIKRGGVNHILPLSEIYKTIVGYG
- a CDS encoding biotin/lipoyl-containing protein encodes the protein MLDKNLKRIQFQESESAWIRSFTVESIKCLIVCRGPVRKETMDVFDAIGVKEYGILLSEKDSIVYPKALAPELRNFRFPENIHRVPDYMGAGKEEKEQRIRQIIGITKDNGYTHIFAGYGFMAEDAEFIEAIEKAGITFMGPSSHVAKGAGAKDEAKKLARSLNVSVTPGVDNITALALLRKTGNSKDGLLKVAKENNLNFSFNDSKALEDNAEDLLQLSYEKTIDITSIPDLQKESSILCEDIWKKYPGKRIRFKYIGGGGGKGQRVISEKSEIDAAVMEILAESKVTAVGSNRNFLIELNIENTRHNEIQLIGNGEWSLSLGGRDCSLQMHEQKLLEISQTVELLQKEADLVRSSNAKKAAILDKDVQTLKDMENQAEVFGKAIRLNSVSTFECIVEGNSFFFMEVNTRIQVEHRVTEMVYKMKFTNPNDPNDIFYIDSLVEAMAVLSIHGPRVPKPERIVRNVSGAEVRINATNRALQPHAGGIIQNWSKTLPEEIRDDQGICTRNPDTGAFVHYNLAGAYDSNVALIVSYGTSRTENLEILGNILRKTELRGQNLETNLLVHYGLIQWILGKDAMFKPSTAFMISYLAGIGSLQSIINDLDLEYLWTEKTKAADADLKKVLNKKMTLVIRPLERLLANPHLLGGFLGFFDGKLWTRTGNNVAFNENPIQFLDSLYYYLNLDTTEEKASSEKIWDHDANLLLEAKAFYSELSTRTGLSTWKDLSDALAKGKNPSKSLSDDLWNASVASHNGFQAGLETLLLLPKIGIKSNFFGLDVNADLDGVVPDEFKNKDTRDAFIKTLNPPPKMSGDEIVAPMGGMFYSKEAPNLPMLISEGDHFQAGQPLFIIEVMKMFNKILAPVSGTIVKNLMVDSDGKIVTKAQPIFKIKPDEILKEESPEEIRTRKVKVTKELGLG
- a CDS encoding acyl-CoA carboxylase subunit beta, whose protein sequence is METKQYSLNNPFKETKAPETQTGIYDDALKLGKELIEKPILGGGEDRIRVQHSKNRMTVWERIKVLTDEEPNITYQNWGPNLDGASIVTGILNIKGRDVAVYGHDFTLRAGSMDATNGSKLARLIQMAGTHGIPLIGMNDSAGAYVPAGVGGLDGYSEAFTALRKISGVVPSVMLMFGFNAGGGAYLPRQGSFMIQCDGTFFGLTGPGVVKSVLGEDISAEDLGGPKVHGQSGVVDLVTNDELGSLRTAIRLLNYLPDNNHSFAPFYPTSDPVDRFIYEEDILFRKTFNSPTGMNTPFDITLYLQQICDHGEFFELQPQRARNIVTAFGRIGGHVVGFLANNSAVSSGQIDIGASRKGTRFVRFCNLYNIPMVFVEDTTGFLPGRDQEHNGIVLEGRKLLDSIIDLRTPRLTLIIRNAFGGAYATFNSYFTGASMVFALPTARIAVMGPAGKEYVYKDEITSIQKEFLANVKKGMSEKEASATRDAKLFEIGQRYEKELMNPKEALSLGSVSSIILPGYTRNVLSKNLSFLMSKYKPAEMSGPQREFE